In Archocentrus centrarchus isolate MPI-CPG fArcCen1 unplaced genomic scaffold, fArcCen1 scaffold_36_ctg1, whole genome shotgun sequence, a genomic segment contains:
- the LOC115776719 gene encoding complement C1q-like protein 2, giving the protein MVLALIIVIPLVVQTSKTNAHYEMMGTCRMICDPYNPKPSATALEVMQDLSAIPSPSFVQGTKGEPGRPGKPGPRGPPGEPGPPGPRGPPGDRGDSVKIGYSGVEGTARTDTAGELGTAIGGAKIAFYVGLKNPHEGYEVLRFDDIVTNLGNHYDPTTGKFTCQVSGIYYFTYHVLMRGGDGTSMWADLCKNLQVRASAIAQDADQNYDYASNSVVLHLDSGDEIYVKLDGGKAHGGNNNKYSTFSGFLLYPD; this is encoded by the exons ATGGTTTTGGCTCTGATTATCGTGATTCCCCTGGTAGTCCAAACCTCCAAGACTAATGCGCACTACGAGATGATGGGCACCTGTCGGATGATCTGTGACCCGTACAACCCCAAACCTAGCGCGACGGCTTTGGAGGTCATGCAGGATCTGAGCGCCATTCCCTCTCCCAGCTTTGTTCAAGGAACTAAGGGCGAGCCGGGTCGGCCGGGGAAACCCGGGCCGAGGGGACCGCCCGGCGAACCGGGACCACCCGGTCCAAGGGGACCTCCGGGGGATAGAGGAGATTCTGTAAAGATCGGGTATTCCGGAGTGGAGGGCACAGCGCGGACTGATACTGCCGGAGAACTGGGCACGGCTATCGGCGGAGCAAAGATAGCGTTTTACGTGGGACTGAAAAACCCTCACGAGGGATACGAAGTATTGCGCTTTGACGACATTGTCACGAACCTGGGGAACCACTATGACCCGACAACCGGCAAGTTTACATGCCAGGTGTCCGGGATTTATTACTTCACCTATCATGTGCTAATGCGCGGAGGCGACGGGACAAGCATGTGGGCAGATTTATGTAAAA ATTTGCAGGTCCGGGCCAGCGCCATAGCGCAGGACGCTGACCAGAATTACGACTACGCCAGCAACAGCGTTGTCCTGCATCTAGACTCTGGGGACGAGATTTATGTCAAACTGGACGGCGGAAAGGCGCACGgcggaaacaacaacaaatacagCACGTTTTCAGGTTTCCTTCTGTACCCGGACTAA